From Toxorhynchites rutilus septentrionalis strain SRP chromosome 2, ASM2978413v1, whole genome shotgun sequence, a single genomic window includes:
- the LOC129770770 gene encoding solute carrier family 2, facilitated glucose transporter member 1-like isoform X2 — protein sequence MTSDVPTNEARWTFWLITAGICTTFGAAIPTGYNIGVINAPANLIKEWCNDTIYEAYGITFNENSLDTFWATVVSVFLVGGMIGSLGGAWFADKLGRKKSFLSCGILLVVGGICFQFCRAVGSVELLLFGRMAVGLAAGLTTSTVPMYLTELAPINLRGALGVFCSMGVTTGVVIGQVMSLEEIFGTEELWQFALSFYVILVIIFFVPYHWLPESPKYLYVIREKRDEAINQIKRLGGRNTRDDYIKEQIDAMRSEDSPSEMCDSDNGQIQPNKSKQRKMWSVLTDSSLTLPLILVCALQGGQQLSGINAVFFYSVSIFESVGLDQKNAKLANLGAGCLNLFVALFTPMLMEKFNRRILALLSCSMCAVFLFCLTFVVYFIEEISWFSYASIAAVLLYILFYQIGLGPIPYFIGSELFEVGPRSAAMALGSLSSWSCNFLVAMSFLNLQSIWGAFVFLPFAVTCVLLAILLKLYLPETRGRHISSIVPLISNGFRSKPLVPWTVQ from the exons GAGGCACGATGGACATTCTGGTTGATAACGGCCGGCATCTGTACGACATTTGGGGCGGCTATTCCAACTGGTTATAATATTGGAGTAATAAATGCACCAGCCAAT CTTATAAAGGAGTGGTGTAATGACACTATATATGAGGCATACGGGATAACATTCAATGAAAACAGCTTGGACACATTCTGGGCCACGGTTGTTTCTGTATTCCTAGTTGGTGGAATGATAGGCTCACTGGGTGGTGCTTGGTTTGCTGATAAGCTAGGAAG GAAAAAGTCATTTCTCAGTTGTGGTATACTGTTAGTTGTTGGAGGAATTTGTTTTCAATTCTGTCGAGCAGTCGGATCTGTAGAACTGCTTCTGTTTGGGCGGATGGCGGTAGGTCTGGCTGCCGGATTGACAACAAGCACAGTGCCCATGTACTTGACCGAGTTGGCTCCAATCAACTTACGAGGTGCGTTAGGGGTATTCTGCTCAATGGGAGTCACAACTGGAGTAGTGATAGGTCAAGTTATGAGTTTAGAGGAAATTTTCGGAACCGAAGAGCTTTGGCAATTTGCTCTTAGCTTTTATGTGATATtagtaattatattttttgttccgTACCACTGGCTCCCGGAAAGTCCAAAGTATCTGTACGTAATTAGAGAAAAACGAGACGAGGCAATAAACCAAATAAAAAGACTTGGTGGTAGAAATACCCGAGATGACTACATCAAAGAACAGATTGATGCAATGCGAAGTGAAGATTCGCCTAGCGAAATGTGTGATAGCGACAATGGACAAATACAACCAAATAAATCCAAACAACGAAAAATGTGGTCAGTGCTGACCGACTCGTCTTTGACACTGCCATTAATACTTGTTTGTGCCTTACAAGGAGGACAGCAATTATCCGGAATTAACGCG GTATTCTTCTACTCCGTATCAATATTCGAATCAGTTGGTCTTGACCAGAAAAACGCCAAATTAGCAAATCTTGGTGCAGGCTGTCTGAATTTATTTGTAGCTCTCTTCACGCCAATGTTGATGGAAAAATTCAATCGAAGAATTCTTGCACTTCTGTCCTGTTCAATGTGCGCTGTTTTTCTATTTTGTCTGACTTTCGTTGTCTACTTCATC GAGGAAATTAGCTGGTTCTCGTATGCTAGTATAGCAGCGGTTTTGTTGTACATACTTTTCTACCAAATCGGTCTAGGTCCAATACCATATTTTATAGGATCAG AACTTTTCGAAGTGGGTCCTCGCTCGGCCGCTATGGCGTTAGGCAGTTTGTCATCGTGGAGCTGCAATTTTCTCGTCGCGATGTCGTTCCTCAATCTGCAGAGTATATGGGGAGCCTTTGTTTTCCTGCCATTCGCTGTTACTTGTGTTTTGCTAGCCATCTTACTTAAGCTGTATTTACCAGAAACTAGAGGACGACACATCTCCTCGATTGTGCCTCTCATATCGAATGGTTTCCGTTCGAAACCGCTGGTGCCTTGGACAGTGCAGTAG
- the LOC129770770 gene encoding solute carrier family 2, facilitated glucose transporter member 1-like isoform X1 has protein sequence MDNNDQSESIVLYAPETKAAVAVPRSQKTEARWTFWLITAGICTTFGAAIPTGYNIGVINAPANLIKEWCNDTIYEAYGITFNENSLDTFWATVVSVFLVGGMIGSLGGAWFADKLGRKKSFLSCGILLVVGGICFQFCRAVGSVELLLFGRMAVGLAAGLTTSTVPMYLTELAPINLRGALGVFCSMGVTTGVVIGQVMSLEEIFGTEELWQFALSFYVILVIIFFVPYHWLPESPKYLYVIREKRDEAINQIKRLGGRNTRDDYIKEQIDAMRSEDSPSEMCDSDNGQIQPNKSKQRKMWSVLTDSSLTLPLILVCALQGGQQLSGINAVFFYSVSIFESVGLDQKNAKLANLGAGCLNLFVALFTPMLMEKFNRRILALLSCSMCAVFLFCLTFVVYFIEEISWFSYASIAAVLLYILFYQIGLGPIPYFIGSELFEVGPRSAAMALGSLSSWSCNFLVAMSFLNLQSIWGAFVFLPFAVTCVLLAILLKLYLPETRGRHISSIVPLISNGFRSKPLVPWTVQ, from the exons GAGGCACGATGGACATTCTGGTTGATAACGGCCGGCATCTGTACGACATTTGGGGCGGCTATTCCAACTGGTTATAATATTGGAGTAATAAATGCACCAGCCAAT CTTATAAAGGAGTGGTGTAATGACACTATATATGAGGCATACGGGATAACATTCAATGAAAACAGCTTGGACACATTCTGGGCCACGGTTGTTTCTGTATTCCTAGTTGGTGGAATGATAGGCTCACTGGGTGGTGCTTGGTTTGCTGATAAGCTAGGAAG GAAAAAGTCATTTCTCAGTTGTGGTATACTGTTAGTTGTTGGAGGAATTTGTTTTCAATTCTGTCGAGCAGTCGGATCTGTAGAACTGCTTCTGTTTGGGCGGATGGCGGTAGGTCTGGCTGCCGGATTGACAACAAGCACAGTGCCCATGTACTTGACCGAGTTGGCTCCAATCAACTTACGAGGTGCGTTAGGGGTATTCTGCTCAATGGGAGTCACAACTGGAGTAGTGATAGGTCAAGTTATGAGTTTAGAGGAAATTTTCGGAACCGAAGAGCTTTGGCAATTTGCTCTTAGCTTTTATGTGATATtagtaattatattttttgttccgTACCACTGGCTCCCGGAAAGTCCAAAGTATCTGTACGTAATTAGAGAAAAACGAGACGAGGCAATAAACCAAATAAAAAGACTTGGTGGTAGAAATACCCGAGATGACTACATCAAAGAACAGATTGATGCAATGCGAAGTGAAGATTCGCCTAGCGAAATGTGTGATAGCGACAATGGACAAATACAACCAAATAAATCCAAACAACGAAAAATGTGGTCAGTGCTGACCGACTCGTCTTTGACACTGCCATTAATACTTGTTTGTGCCTTACAAGGAGGACAGCAATTATCCGGAATTAACGCG GTATTCTTCTACTCCGTATCAATATTCGAATCAGTTGGTCTTGACCAGAAAAACGCCAAATTAGCAAATCTTGGTGCAGGCTGTCTGAATTTATTTGTAGCTCTCTTCACGCCAATGTTGATGGAAAAATTCAATCGAAGAATTCTTGCACTTCTGTCCTGTTCAATGTGCGCTGTTTTTCTATTTTGTCTGACTTTCGTTGTCTACTTCATC GAGGAAATTAGCTGGTTCTCGTATGCTAGTATAGCAGCGGTTTTGTTGTACATACTTTTCTACCAAATCGGTCTAGGTCCAATACCATATTTTATAGGATCAG AACTTTTCGAAGTGGGTCCTCGCTCGGCCGCTATGGCGTTAGGCAGTTTGTCATCGTGGAGCTGCAATTTTCTCGTCGCGATGTCGTTCCTCAATCTGCAGAGTATATGGGGAGCCTTTGTTTTCCTGCCATTCGCTGTTACTTGTGTTTTGCTAGCCATCTTACTTAAGCTGTATTTACCAGAAACTAGAGGACGACACATCTCCTCGATTGTGCCTCTCATATCGAATGGTTTCCGTTCGAAACCGCTGGTGCCTTGGACAGTGCAGTAG